In Miscanthus floridulus cultivar M001 chromosome 5, ASM1932011v1, whole genome shotgun sequence, one genomic interval encodes:
- the LOC136452764 gene encoding phosphoethanolamine N-methyltransferase-like, which yields MDAPTAAVVSVNGKMGLEERQAQKSYWEEHSKNLTVEAMMLDSRAVDLDKEERPEVLSLLPSYEGKSVLELGAGIGRFTGELAKTAGNVLALDFIESAIKKNESINGHYKNASFMCADVTSQDLVLQANSMDLIFSNWLLMYLSDEEVEQLVQRMVKWLKVGGYIFFRESCFHQSGDSKRKVNPTHYREPSFYTKVFKECHTFDQDGNSFELSLVTCKCIGAYVKNKKNQNQICWLWQKVHSTEDKGFQRFLDNVQYKASGILRYERIFGEGYVSTGGIETTKEFVDKLDLKPGHKVLDVGCGIGGGDFYMAENYDAHVVGIDLSINMVSFALERAIGRSCSVEFEVADCTTKTYPDNTFDVIYSRDTILHIHDKPSLFKSFFKWLKPGGKVLISDYCRSPGKPSEEFAVYIKQRGYDLHDVEAYGQMLKSAGFGDVIAEDRTDQFLGVLEKELAKFEKNKDDFLSDFTQEDYDDIVNGWKAKLQRSSAGEQRWGLFIATK from the exons ATGGacgcccccaccgccgccgttgttTCTGTTAACG GGAAGATGGGGCTAGAGGAGAGGCAGGCGCAGAAGAGCTACTGGGAGGAGCATTCCAAGAACCTCACCGTCGAGGCCATGATGCTGGACTCCCGCGCTGTCGATCTCGACAAGGAGGAGCGCCCCGAG GTCCTGTCTTTGCTTCCTTCATATGAAGGAAAATCTGTACTGGAGCTTGGTGCTGGAATAGGCCGTTTCACTGGAGAACTCGCCAAAACAGCTGGGAATGTTCTTGCTCTGGATTTTATTGAAAGTGCAATTAAAAAG AATGAAAGCATTAATGGTCACTACAAGAATGCATCCTTTATGTGTGCTGATGTGACGTCCCAGGACCTGGTGCTTCAAGCTAACTCCATGGATCTGATATTTTCAAATTGGTTATTGATGTATCTTTCAGATGAAGAG GTTGAGCAGCTAGTTCAAAGAATGGTAAAATGGTTGAAGGTTGGTGGCTATATCTTCTTTAGGGAATCTTGCTTCCATCAATCTGGAGATTCAAAAAGGAAAGTTAATCCGACCCACTATCGGGAACCAAGTTTTTATACTAAG GTTTTCAAAGAATGCCATACCTTTGATCAAGATGGGAATTCCTTCGAACTTTCTCTGGTTACTTGCAAGTGTATTGGTGCTTATGTTAAAAACAAGAAAAACCAAAATCAG ATATGTTGGCTTTGGCAAAAGGTTCATTCTACGGAAGATAAGGGTTTTCAAAGATTTTTGGACAATGTGCAGTACAAAGCTAGTGGAATATTACGTTACGAGCGCATCTTTGGAGAAGGTTATGTGAGCACTGGTGGAATTG AGACTACAAAAGAATTTGTGGATAAGCTGGATCTCAAACCTGGACATAAGGTGCTTGATGTTGGATGTGGAATTGGTGGAGGTGACTTTTATATGGCCGAAAACTATGATGCTCATGTTGTTGGTATTGATCTTTCCATAAACATGGTATCATTTGCACTTGAGCGTGCCATTGGGCGCAGTTGCTCAGTTGAGTTTGAAGTTGCTGATTGCACCACGAAGACATACCCAGACAACACATTTGATGTCATATACAGCCGTGATACCATCCTTCatatacat GACAAACCCTCTTTGTTCAAAAGTTTCTTCAAATGGCTAAAGCCTGGGGGCAAGGTCCTTATCAGTGACTACTGCAGGAGTCCTGGGAAACCATCAGAGGAATTTGCAGTATACATCAAGCAGAGAGGTTATGACCTACATGATGTGGAGGCTTATGGACAG ATGCTAAAGAGTGCTGGTTTTGGTGATGTCATTGCCGAGGATCGAACTGATCAG TTCCTTGGTGTTTTAGAGAAGGAATTAGCTAAATTTGAAAAGAACAAGGATGATTTCCTGTCTGACTTCACTCAG GAGGACTACGATGATATTGTGAACGGTTGGAAGGCAAAACTGCAGAGGAGTTCTGCTGGTGAGCAGAGGTGGGGGCTGTTCATCGCCACCAAATGA
- the LOC136452765 gene encoding glycosyltransferase BC10-like isoform X1 encodes MPVKRSASVAALLPPVGRRARARLCVRLAASLSFLLLFVALFRAQPLLGVPPPAPPPSEGPAKVAFLFLVRAGVPLDFLWDAFFRNGKEGRFSVYVHSAPGFQLDRTTTGSPYFYGRQLARSVKVVWGEATMVEAERMLFAAALQDPANQRFVLLSDSCVPLYNFSSICTYLMASPKSFVDSFVDKTEKRYNQKMSPAIPKDKWRKGSQWVVLIRKHAEVVVGDKNLLKVFRRHCQMVVTKSLLGRRPNARRLGLTFQRKQVLKGVTQQEHDCIPDEHYVQTLFSIKGLEDELDRRTLTYTSWNQSSNPKDKMTWHPMTFEYDTSSPEHINAIKRIDHVNYQMEQRTEWCQCNGTLVPCFLFARKFSYSAAMHLLEQGAIGTPKSAQLMINF; translated from the exons ATGCCGGTGAAGCGGTCAGCGTCCGTGGCGGCGCTGCTCCCGCCAGTCGGCCGCCGCGCGCGGGCCCGCCTCTGCGTCCGCCTCGCCGCGTCGCTCTCCTTCCTGCTCCTCTTCGTGGCGCTGTTCCGCGCCCAGCCGCTCCTGGGCGTTCCGCCCCCTGCGCCGCCGCCCTCCGAAGGCCCAGCTAAGGTcgccttcctcttcctcgtccgtGCGGGGGTGCCGCTCGACTTCCTCTGGGACGCCTTCTTCCGC AACGGCAAGGAGGGGAGGTTCTCGGTGTACGTGCACTCCGCGCCGGGGTTCCAGCTCGACCGCACCACCACGGGATCGCCATACTTCTACGGGCGGCAACTTGCGAGGAGCGTCAAG GTGGTGTGGGGAGAGGCAACCATGGTCGAGGCAGAGAGGATGTTGTTTGCCGCCGCGCTTCAGGATCCCGCGAACCAGCGCTTTGTTTTGCTCTCTGATAG CTGTGTTCCTCTCTACAATTTCAGCTCCATATGTACTTACTTGATGGCTTCACCTAAAAGTTTTGTAGACAG CTTCGTTGACAAGACGGAGAAGCGTTACAATCAAAAGATGTCTCCTGCCATTCCAAAGGATAAATGGAGGAAAGGATCTCAG TGGGTAGTATTAATCAGAAAACATGCTGAAGTTGTTGTTGGTGACAAAAATTTATTAAAAGTATTCAGAAGACATTGCCAG ATGGTAGTAACCAAGAGCTTGCTTGGACGAAGGCCAAATGCT AGACGACTGGGGCTCACCTTTCAGAGAAAGCAGGTACTG AAAGGAGTAACTCAACAGGAGCATGATTGTATTCCGGATGAACATTATGTGCAGACATTATTTTCT ATCAAAGGTCTTGAAGATGAACTGGACAGAAGAACTTTGACCTATACCTCATGGAACCAATCATCAAATCCGAAAGACAAAATGACTTGGCATCCTATGACATTTGAGTATGATACATCTAGCCCTGAGCATATCAATGCTATCAAG AGAATTGATCATGTCAACTATCAAATGGAGCAGAGGACAGAGTGGTGCCAATGCAATGGTACCTTGGTTCCATGTTTTTTATTTGCCAGGAAGTTCTCCTATAGTGCGGCCATGCATCTTTTGGAACAAGGAGCCATTGGCACACCAAAATCTGCTCAGCTGATGATTAACTTTTAA
- the LOC136452765 gene encoding glycosyltransferase BC10-like isoform X2, with protein sequence MPVKRSASVAALLPPVGRRARARLCVRLAASLSFLLLFVALFRAQPLLGVPPPAPPPSEGPAKVAFLFLVRAGVPLDFLWDAFFRNGKEGRFSVYVHSAPGFQLDRTTTGSPYFYGRQLARSVKVVWGEATMVEAERMLFAAALQDPANQRFVLLSDSCVPLYNFSSICTYLMASPKSFVDSFVDKTEKRYNQKMSPAIPKDKWRKGSQWVVLIRKHAEVVVGDKNLLKVFRRHCQMVVTKSLLGRRPNARRLGLTFQRKQKGVTQQEHDCIPDEHYVQTLFSIKGLEDELDRRTLTYTSWNQSSNPKDKMTWHPMTFEYDTSSPEHINAIKRIDHVNYQMEQRTEWCQCNGTLVPCFLFARKFSYSAAMHLLEQGAIGTPKSAQLMINF encoded by the exons ATGCCGGTGAAGCGGTCAGCGTCCGTGGCGGCGCTGCTCCCGCCAGTCGGCCGCCGCGCGCGGGCCCGCCTCTGCGTCCGCCTCGCCGCGTCGCTCTCCTTCCTGCTCCTCTTCGTGGCGCTGTTCCGCGCCCAGCCGCTCCTGGGCGTTCCGCCCCCTGCGCCGCCGCCCTCCGAAGGCCCAGCTAAGGTcgccttcctcttcctcgtccgtGCGGGGGTGCCGCTCGACTTCCTCTGGGACGCCTTCTTCCGC AACGGCAAGGAGGGGAGGTTCTCGGTGTACGTGCACTCCGCGCCGGGGTTCCAGCTCGACCGCACCACCACGGGATCGCCATACTTCTACGGGCGGCAACTTGCGAGGAGCGTCAAG GTGGTGTGGGGAGAGGCAACCATGGTCGAGGCAGAGAGGATGTTGTTTGCCGCCGCGCTTCAGGATCCCGCGAACCAGCGCTTTGTTTTGCTCTCTGATAG CTGTGTTCCTCTCTACAATTTCAGCTCCATATGTACTTACTTGATGGCTTCACCTAAAAGTTTTGTAGACAG CTTCGTTGACAAGACGGAGAAGCGTTACAATCAAAAGATGTCTCCTGCCATTCCAAAGGATAAATGGAGGAAAGGATCTCAG TGGGTAGTATTAATCAGAAAACATGCTGAAGTTGTTGTTGGTGACAAAAATTTATTAAAAGTATTCAGAAGACATTGCCAG ATGGTAGTAACCAAGAGCTTGCTTGGACGAAGGCCAAATGCT AGACGACTGGGGCTCACCTTTCAGAGAAAGCAG AAAGGAGTAACTCAACAGGAGCATGATTGTATTCCGGATGAACATTATGTGCAGACATTATTTTCT ATCAAAGGTCTTGAAGATGAACTGGACAGAAGAACTTTGACCTATACCTCATGGAACCAATCATCAAATCCGAAAGACAAAATGACTTGGCATCCTATGACATTTGAGTATGATACATCTAGCCCTGAGCATATCAATGCTATCAAG AGAATTGATCATGTCAACTATCAAATGGAGCAGAGGACAGAGTGGTGCCAATGCAATGGTACCTTGGTTCCATGTTTTTTATTTGCCAGGAAGTTCTCCTATAGTGCGGCCATGCATCTTTTGGAACAAGGAGCCATTGGCACACCAAAATCTGCTCAGCTGATGATTAACTTTTAA